CTACCCAGAATTCGAGGACTTGTCGGAAACCAACCGTCGGGCCAGCGAAGCCGGTGTCGGCGCCATGCTGACCATCGCCACAGCCATCGACAAATTTCCAGGCGTTTTGTCCGTCGCTGAAAGCCAGCCCAACATCTGGGCCACGGTCGGTGTGCATCCGCATTCGGCGGGCAAAGGCGATATGGTGACGTTCAGCTGGCTGATGGAGAACGCCAACCACTCCAAAGTCATCGGCTTTGGCGAAACGGGGCTGGACTATTTTTATGAACACAGCCCGCGTGAAGCCCAGCAACAGGCCTTTCGCACGCACATTGCGGCTGCCCGAGAACGCCAATTGCCACTGATCGTGCACACCCGTGACGCCGAAGAAGACACGCTGGCGATCCTGCACAACGAAATGGAGAAGGGGGCTTTCCCCGGTCTGATCCACTGTTTCAGCGCGTCGAGCGCATTCGCCCAGGCGGCTGTCAGCATGGGGCTCTATATCTCCATTTCTGGGATCATCACCTTTAAAAAGGCCGATGAGCTGCGCGATGCTGTGGCGCATGTGCCACTGGACAGACTGCTGGTGGAAACGGACGCACCCTATTTGGCGCCCATTCCACATCGCGGCCAGCCCAATGAGCCGGCCTATACGCGCCACACGGCGGAAAAACTGGCTGAGATCAAATACGTGAGCTACGCTGAGTTGGAAACCGCCACGACCAACAACTTCTTTAAACTGTTCACAAAAGCTGAGCGACCTGCAGAGTAGGAGAAGAGGGTGCGCATCACGGTTTTAGGCTCTGGATCATCCGCAGGCACACCCAGCATCGAATCAGGTTGGGGCAAATGTGATCCCAACAACCCCAAAAACCGCCGCACACGGCCGTCAATCCTCGTCGAAGACGCAGGTAAGCGTATTTTGGTCGACACCTCTCCGGACTTGCGCGAACAGTTTTTGCGTCATGAAATCCAGCATATAGATGCTGTCATCTACACCCATGCACATTCTGACCACTTGCACGGCGTAGACGATCTGCGCGGCATCAACCGCTTGATGAACGCCGCGATACCCATGTATGCCGATGGACGCACGCTCAAATCCATCCGCGAACGCTTTGGCTATGTGCTGGACCCCTTAGCGCCGGAAGCTGAGTTTTATTACAAATCAACTTTAGTTCCCCAGGAAATCGGCCACGGCCAAACCTTTAACGTTGCCGGGCTTAACGTCAAAGCCATTGAACAAGACCATGCCTACGTGAATACCTATGGGCTCCGGTTTGGTGACTTTGCGTACTCAACAGACCTGATTGCCATGCACGAAGACGGGTTTGAAATGTTGGAGGGGATTAAGGTCTGGATGCTGGGCACTTTCAATGAAAGTGCACACCCAACACATTTGGGTGTGGATCAGGCTTTGGAATGGATCGAGCGCATCAAACCCGAACGCGCTTACCTGACGCATCTGAGCTTCAATCTGGACTATGAGACGCTTCAAAAGAAACTGCCCGACAATGTGTTTGTGAGCTATGACGGGCTGGTCATTGACCTTTAAGTTTATTTCAATTGCAAACGCGTCCTACAGCAACTGAAACACAAATAAAACCCCATAACTTCCTAACATTAAACATAACATATTATTTTCCATAATATAAATTATGCGAAAATAGTGTTGCGTTATTTGAGGTTCATTTAGAGCGTCCCTGTCTCAAACGGATTCATACGTGAAAGCAAATTTGAGACAGCGTAAGCTGAAACGTGCCTGTTTGTGGCGTTAGATCTCAATTTTCTAACGTTGTGTAGCTGCACAGCGCTATTATCGACGTTGCTTTCGGAATTGGTGCTCTTGGTTGATGACTTTTACTCCAATGGTACTGAACAGCGTCAGCCAAAACGTCACAGTGGAAATAAATGCATTGCGATGGTGTTTGCCAAAGGGCTATATGGCTCTGAATACACGGCCAATCAGGGAGGAAATACACTTCTCAGATAACCTACACCAAAAATTGTTCCATGCCCCACCGATCATCAATCGTTGTTATGAAATAGTATGACGTATTGCGTTGATAATATTGATAGATTTTACAGCACTGTAGGCCACTTACGCATTAGATATCGTACATGCAGTGTGATACATTCACATACAGATTGAAGGGCTTTTACATCTGGGCTTGAGGTTACCTGTGTACGACTATCTGATCGACAGCTATACATCATTCATTACCAACATTGGTCTGTTGTCTATACTCGCTTGGGTTATGTCGGTCTTTTGGACCAAACTTGAACCTGCCCGACTAGCTTCGTCAAAAAAATTATCCATTTTGATCGGACTGGCCTTCGGATTGACCTCGGCGTTACTGATGTTCCATCCCTTTGAATTTGAGACCGGAATATTCGGTGATGCGCGCGGCGCGCCCTTGTTGTTGTCGGGCATGATCGGCGGGCCTTTGGCTGCGGCAGTGTCCACCATCATCAATGTTTTTATGCGCATTCAGCTGGGTGGCCCCGGCGCTCTTGCAGGTGTGTTTTATTGCGTAATCTTTGGGTTTTCGGGCCTTATGGTTCACTACACTTGGAAAGTACGCCAAACCACCCTGCTCCCTCCCATTCGTATTTTGTTGGCCATAGCGTTCGCCACCACCTTGATCAGCATGCCTGTGGTGTATTTGTTGCCCGAAGACAAAATTTGGGGGGCGTTGATTACAGTTTGGCCGCAAATGTATTTAGCGAACATCCTCGGCATTGCCGTTTTGGGCAGTTTGCTCCAGTTGGAATACAATCGCCGGCGTGAAGAGATTCAACTCAACGAAATGCAGTTGGAGCTCCTCAAGGCCAAGGAACAGGCCGAAGCCGCCAACAAAGCCAAATCGCAGTTCCTTGCCATCATGAGCCACGAGTTGCGCACCCCTTTAAACGCCATCATCGGCTTTTCTGATATGATCCAAAACGAAATCATGGGCCCTATAAGACCCCTGTTCTATAAGGATTATGCCTCAGACATTCACAAAAGCGGCTCGCATTTGCTGGAGTTGATTAACGAAATTCTCGACATGGCGAAGATTGAATCGGGCAAATACACCGTGCACTTAGAGCCCGTACACATGTATTCCATTGCCGATGAAGCCTTAATGATGGTGCGCTCACGCGCAGATAAAAGCGATATTGCTTTGGTGAACAAGTTGAGCCCGCAAATCCCCTACATCACCGCTGATCGCCGAACGGTTTCCCAGGTTTTGATCAACTTGCTGTCCAACGCCGTGCGTTTTACCCCTTCTGGTGGACAAATCACGATCAATGCACAGATCATGGGGAACGCGATAACCTTTGAAGTCATCGACACGGGCCGCGGCATTGCCCCCCAAGATATTCACCGCGCCCTCCAACCCTTTGTTCAGGTGGAGCGCGAAAGTGGGCGCTCGCATGAAGGCACCGGACTTGGCCTGCCCCTTTGTAAACAGTTTATCGAAATCCAAGGTGGTCGTTTTGCCTTAACCAGCACACTGGGTGAAGGCACCATTGCGTCGTTCACTTTGCCCATCGACCATTCCCAACTCGACCACCCCCTGGCGACGTATGATCCCGAAGCGGAGCTCCAATGGATGCCAACCATGAGTGTTGGGGTCAAACAATGGGATGAAGACCACCACACCTTGCTCAGCATGATCAATGATCTGAAAGAGGCTGTGGACCATGAGAACCGTACGCTCATGGCCCAGTTTCTGAGCGAATTCGTCGTGTATGCTGAAACCCACCTGACTTCGGAAGAAACACTGATGAAAGCCCTGAAATACCCAGGGTTTGAGGCTCACAAGGCCCGCCACGACGATTTCCGTCAGTGGATGCGCGACAAACAAACGCTGTTTCAAGACCTTCCAGCCCATTTCGACGGCGACGCGACGGCGGCTTATTTGAAGAACTGGTGGTATTCTCACATTCTAAAAGAAGACATGGCCTATTCGATCTACTTTGAGCGCAACAAAGATATGGTTCAAAAGCATTTGGGCGGATATAAGGGGATCAAACACGAACCCGCCCCCAAATCTTAAGCGAGCCCCCTGCCATGACTGAGTGCCCTTGTAAATCCGGTAAAGCCTTTGAAGCGTGCTGTGGACCGATCCTAGACGGGTCCGCTAAAGCTGAAACAGCCGAAGCGCTGATGCGGTCGCGCTACACCGCGCACGTCAAAGGCAACTTCGAACACGTGGCCGCAACTCACGCCCCCGAAGCTGCGGCAGATTACAATATTTCTTCTGCCAAAGCCCAATTTGTCGGCCTGGAATGGCAAGGCCTGGAAATCACCGAAACCACCGATGGCGGGCCCAATGACGAAACCGGCACCGTGACCTTCACCGCCCGTTTTATTGAAAACGGCGAGCGTCAAGCGCACCG
This window of the Magnetovibrio sp. PR-2 genome carries:
- a CDS encoding TatD family hydrolase, encoding MLVDSHCHLDYPEFEDLSETNRRASEAGVGAMLTIATAIDKFPGVLSVAESQPNIWATVGVHPHSAGKGDMVTFSWLMENANHSKVIGFGETGLDYFYEHSPREAQQQAFRTHIAAARERQLPLIVHTRDAEEDTLAILHNEMEKGAFPGLIHCFSASSAFAQAAVSMGLYISISGIITFKKADELRDAVAHVPLDRLLVETDAPYLAPIPHRGQPNEPAYTRHTAEKLAEIKYVSYAELETATTNNFFKLFTKAERPAE
- a CDS encoding MBL fold metallo-hydrolase, with product MRITVLGSGSSAGTPSIESGWGKCDPNNPKNRRTRPSILVEDAGKRILVDTSPDLREQFLRHEIQHIDAVIYTHAHSDHLHGVDDLRGINRLMNAAIPMYADGRTLKSIRERFGYVLDPLAPEAEFYYKSTLVPQEIGHGQTFNVAGLNVKAIEQDHAYVNTYGLRFGDFAYSTDLIAMHEDGFEMLEGIKVWMLGTFNESAHPTHLGVDQALEWIERIKPERAYLTHLSFNLDYETLQKKLPDNVFVSYDGLVIDL
- a CDS encoding bacteriohemerythrin, coding for MYDYLIDSYTSFITNIGLLSILAWVMSVFWTKLEPARLASSKKLSILIGLAFGLTSALLMFHPFEFETGIFGDARGAPLLLSGMIGGPLAAAVSTIINVFMRIQLGGPGALAGVFYCVIFGFSGLMVHYTWKVRQTTLLPPIRILLAIAFATTLISMPVVYLLPEDKIWGALITVWPQMYLANILGIAVLGSLLQLEYNRRREEIQLNEMQLELLKAKEQAEAANKAKSQFLAIMSHELRTPLNAIIGFSDMIQNEIMGPIRPLFYKDYASDIHKSGSHLLELINEILDMAKIESGKYTVHLEPVHMYSIADEALMMVRSRADKSDIALVNKLSPQIPYITADRRTVSQVLINLLSNAVRFTPSGGQITINAQIMGNAITFEVIDTGRGIAPQDIHRALQPFVQVERESGRSHEGTGLGLPLCKQFIEIQGGRFALTSTLGEGTIASFTLPIDHSQLDHPLATYDPEAELQWMPTMSVGVKQWDEDHHTLLSMINDLKEAVDHENRTLMAQFLSEFVVYAETHLTSEETLMKALKYPGFEAHKARHDDFRQWMRDKQTLFQDLPAHFDGDATAAYLKNWWYSHILKEDMAYSIYFERNKDMVQKHLGGYKGIKHEPAPKS
- a CDS encoding YchJ family protein is translated as MTECPCKSGKAFEACCGPILDGSAKAETAEALMRSRYTAHVKGNFEHVAATHAPEAAADYNISSAKAQFVGLEWQGLEITETTDGGPNDETGTVTFTARFIENGERQAHREKSDFRKIDGAWMYVDGQINPAVEPRRVQKVGRNDPCPCGSGKKFKKCCGAN